The following nucleotide sequence is from Aspergillus luchuensis IFO 4308 DNA, chromosome 1, nearly complete sequence.
aaatgaaCTAAAACATTAGACACATTCATGACAACCCACCTCTCACATATTTTACCCACGCGCTAAGCTCCCGGCCTCCGACCGTTCTCGGGGGCTTGTGTCCACGAGGGTGACCTAGAATCAAGAGCAAATAAGGTTGACAGGAAGGCTCCTGCTCTCATCAGAAGGGTCAAACTTGCTCCAATTTGACAAGGGACGTGGCCTTCCAGTCCAGCTTCGTCTGGCCTCACAACCCAAGGGGGCCGGAGACCCAAAAagaacgaaaaagaaaataaaataaaattgagtacaagaaaaaaaaagtgaggCCAGGCAAAAAAGGGGAACCTAGACGTGGGTACGGTTTAGGCTCGAGCCTGACCCGCgatcatttttttttctcctcctgcgcGATAAAGTCGTATTCTTAGTCGATGGGAGCCACCGCACATCGTTCATGCGTGATTGAGGAGTCGTGATGTGCGCGCGCGCGCGCTCTCGTTCTTGACTCCCTCACTGGTGTTGTGTTGGTTTGGCTTCCCGCGCCCGTTCCAGGCTACGggatttttatatacacTATCCAGACCAGGGTCGTTACTCCATTTCCCTCTCGAGAAACAAAGGCTCGGCCGGAACTCCCTGCTTAGCCTGATGGCCCACCTCCGAGCAAGCTAGCACCCTCCCGCTAGTCATTCCAATCACCTTTTCCAGGTGGATGTCTCGCCGACGACCGTTCTCTACCCGCCATTGGCGTATTCGCTGAGTGGAGTTGCTGCGTCGACGTACGACGGTCCTTGTTCTGACAGGGGGCGAATTCCTGAGCGAGTTAGGAGCAGACCAGCACAACAGGTTTGACTTCCTTGACCCGAGTCCACCGACTCGCTCGTCTCATTCACGTTCGTATCCAATAAGTTAACTTCAGATTATGCCTGGCCTACGTATGGGTTTGGGCTTGGATCTCCCCCCCCGCTTCTGCGTTTGCTCGGGGCTGGAGACGGTAGAGCCCCgaaagaagggagaggggcagaaagaggagggagagagtgatggattgattgatgaatgGAGGGCGACTCTTTGTCTACCTGAGCTTTGGCTGGTTCGCCGTGTTTCAAACTTGTACACAGTATCTCCCGACTACTGCCCTAATTTCCTCCTCTACGGCAGTCACTGCCATGCCTTGGCAATCACCAGACGGGCCGGCGGAAGGCAAATGGTAGCCTCATCCTTCGTCCTGCTGGCATCCATGACCGTTGTCCCCTCTGGGTCCCTCTGCAAGCTAAGCTTGACTGGAACGCAGATCCGTCAAATGGGCGATTTCTTCTGCCAGCCCACCTGCACCTTTCTGATTTGGGTTATATGGAGTGTCTCCGTGTCTCGTCAATTTTACCCCATGGATTCTGACAGcttatttattatgattTGCCCTTTCCAGAACCTTTCATCGGCCGTCTACGCTGCCGTATATATCCTCTAACACTTACCCTATCACTGCTCTGCACGGGACTTTTACATGCAGCTGGAAGCAGCATCCCGGCATCAACCTCCACTTGTTCTTCCCCGTTAGATCCTGCATCTCAAACGACGGAGGGATACGGGCTGCAAGCCTATCTGCGGAGTTTCTGGCATGAGAATTAGACCTCCGACTTCTCTCAGTAGATTTGGTTGGGCCGGGACTCTTGTCGGTGCGTCTGGACTCTGGTGAAGATTACCGGTCTTTTTCGGGACTTCCCAGCTGGCGCGCTCATCACTGACCCGGtgagtagtactagtaagccatctatccatccctTTCGCCCAGTgactctttccctttcccatGGTGGCCAGACCCTGTGTCGCCTCTAGCTTCCTCtttcactctcctcctctgtttcttctctccgTTCTCTCTGCCGTTGTTTTTCAAATGTGTTCGACGTCCTGCGACCTGACTTCGCtactctcttccttcctgcaCCTTGGGATGAGCGATCGTCGTGTCTTGACGCTGCTGTCGAGTCATTCAATCCATGACCTATAATTCTGACGACCAGATAGTATCGCGCCTCACGCTCTGAAAGCCAACGGTCCATATCCCAATCTTCCAGGCTTCAGGAGTTCGGTCTGTACATGGTCAAAGCTTTGATCCTTGCTTCAACCCAGAGGATTTCACGATCTGTCACTCTTCGCTTCATCGGACGAACTCCGACAGTCAGCCAGCCTATCTCGTGACGGCCTTTTCCGTCGAGATAgcatcttcgacctccttcctttttttcttcaccccctccttttttttctagagCCAGTCAGTAGCCTGCCAGGGCTGTTAGGCTCTAGCGGCGCAGATGTATGTCCGCGACGCTGGCGGATCCGTATCGAGAGTATGCTATTGATTATTCTCAACATGCTACCTGCAAACCTGAGGAACACGCAGGCACGCTTGTTTACCACGCACAGCAGCcgcatctccagcatcacaAGCAGCCCGAGCCTCCATTCTCTCAGGGGGCCTCTCATAGCACGACGGCATTTGAGCAACATCATGCGAACGCGACCGTGTTGTCAACAGCCACTCCGCAACAAACAGTTCATGATATCTCGCAAAGCGTTGTCCTTGGCCCGCCCCAAATGCTCCCACGACACCTTCCAGTGCAGTATCCACCTGCCAGCTTCGAAATCCCGCCTATTCAGCGCGAGAAGAAACGCCCTCATTCGGAGACCGACGAGGATGGGAACGCCGACCATGGCCTGCGGCCACAACTATCAGTCCTCTCAGCCGATGCCCCTCACGAACCCTCGCATTCTCCCGAGATGCTCTTCGGTGTCCATGGCCCATCATCTCAGCAGCATCCCATGTCAAACCATGGATTCGGACCCACGGACTCTGTGGCCCTGCCgcaacatcaccatcaccatcgacTCCCGCCCCATGCAGCGCTGCGCGCCCCGGGGCGTCATGGAGTGAATGTGGAATCGCCTCCTTTGCCCTCGGGTCCGCCGAGTGTGGTGGGCCAGCCTGGAATGCCGGATCCAGCTCCCAGGCCCCGAGGTCCAAAACTGAAGTTTActcccgaagaagacgctCTACTGGTGGAGCTgaaggaaaacaaaaacTTGACATGGAAGCAAATTGCAGACTTCTTCCCGGGCCGAACGAGCGGCACCTTGCAAGTCCGATACTGCACCAAGCTGAAGGCCAAGGATGTGGCTTGGAGTGACGAAATGGTTCGAATTTCCCTGGTGCATTTCTACGTCTTTCTCACATGCTAATGAAGGGAATAGGTACAAAGGCTGCAACGGGCAATGCACGAATACGAGAACGATCGGTGGCGTATCATTGCAGGGAAGGTTGGAAATGGCTTCACCCCAGCTGCTTGTCGCGAGAAGGCTATGCAACTCCAGTAAAGGCTGGTGGAATTTCTCATCTAAATCTACTGTCGCCAGATTCGACCTTTTTTGGACCCTCTGATCTCCCTACTCTCCATTTTGGTTCAAATGTCGGGTTTCCGATAGGGCTGGTGGTGCGGGCCTGTTGTAGGCAcgggatgatgatcagcATACCTCTGATATACTATAGGGACGGTTGATGTAAGGTATTTAGTGATGTATGATAATTCATTTTAGCCCGGGGAACATATGGCGCCGGCATTTGTTCGTTCGCAATGAACCGACACTAGCGTCCGCTCTCGCACTTTAGCACCGGCTGATCCCGGGCTGAACGCGGCCATTGCTCGGCCGGGGGCATGTGTTCTTCAATCTACGGCGGACCGCAGAAAACCACTTGCGCAGACAGTAGACCCTAAGCCCTAAGCCGGATGCCCAATCGAGCAGGTCTGCGGACCAGGTCATTGCGGGCAGCCGTAGAAGCTCCGCAACCAATCAATCCCCGGCGCTGACTAAGGGCAGGCGACCACGGGCCGAAGCGGCTTCAAACTCACCTCAACCTCCAAACTCCCTCATCTCCAAACGTCCTTGCCTTGTCTGCCGTCATTgcaacccacccaccaggACAATGTTCCTCCAACGCACAGCCTTCGCCCTCGCCAGGCGCACCCCTACCCGGGCTCTCGCTGCCcgtcccttttcttcctccgtcaCCCGCTGTACGTGACCCTCATCGTCAGATCAAAAGACCGCCTCTTCTGCACCGCAGCAGTGGCAGCCGTCCCTTTTCTCCCGCGCTCCCATGGTCTCTATATGGGCCAATTGCACGGGATTGCAGACGTCGGTTCTGGATATGCGAGCTAACATGCCATTGCTGCTCCTATAGTCAACGCCAAGAAGTATGAGGTGAAGCAGGAGGGCAAGATCCTTCCCTTCGATGGTGAGTTGGCATAACACCCACTCCTACACGAAGCGTCAATTGTCCCTACGGATACACTTGCAAGATAACAATTGCGACTTGTACTGCGAGTGAGGTTGCAATTGGGCATCTTATGCGGGGTTTCGGGCACTGGGACATTTGACAGCCGGCTACGTGCATCTTCTCGATGCCCCGATACATGGTTGACATCATACTGATTGTGCGCTTCCTTCCTGAACAGAGATCAAGACCGAGGACGACCTCATCCCCCCGGGTGCTAAGGCCGGTACCGTTCCCGTCGATATCGAGCACGCCACTGGTCTCGAGCGTCTCGAACTCGTCGGAAAGATGCAGGGCATTGACATCTTCGACATGCGTCCCCTCGATGCCTCCCGCAAGGGTATGTCATACACTATTTCCACTTTTGCGGTGGCTTTTGGAGCCTTGGATAGGTGATTTGCGAGCATGGGCGCTGATATAACTCTCTATAGGAACCCTTGAGGaccccatcatcgtcaacggTGCTGGTGACGAGCAGTACGCTGGTTGCACTGGTTTCCCCGCCGACTCTCACCAGGTCAACTGGTTGACTGTAAGCCGATTTCTTCCGTGCTGTTTATCTCCTGTGATAGCATGATCCCTAATCAAGCCACAATACAGGTCTCCCGTGACCGCCCCATCGAGCGCTGCGGCGAGTGCGGTAACGTCGTCAAGCTCAACTACGTCGGCCCCTTGGAGGACCCCCACGCTCGTAAGTGACTTCCCATCAAATTCTGGCCCAATTGGTGGCCATCATTCAGTGTGTGCAATGTACTAATTGCTCCCTATCCAGACGACCACGACCACGGTCACGGCCACCCCCCTCACGAGGAGCCCAAGACCTTCGCCGACTTCGTCAAGCCTGAGTACTGGTACCGGTAAATACAATGTACTACTACAATGAATGGAGCGAttgtcctttttctttttttcccccttccctaCTTAGGTGCTATTTCTTCGATCCGGAGCAAAGAGAAACAATGGAGTGAAGCGAGATATTAGAGAGAAGAGACAATCCGACATATAATCTGTATGTGTACATGCGCGAGGCAGGGGTTGTTCTGGCAAGACAAGTCacaaaagagagagagatatatGGGGGGCGCCGGCTTTCTGTACAAGATTTCATCGGGATGAACTGTTAGTtgtgtgttgtgtgtgtgtgtgtatcgTTTGAAACCAATATTGTTGTATACTTTTGCCAattcccttcctttttttcctagATACTCTTCTTTGATGCACTGTAGATCTACCAGCAAGACAGTTATATCACCCAAAACCGAACGATACAACACGGTATATCATGATACTATATTCTACCAACCCACTactctcaacaccaccatacTAACATGAAACACCGCTACTACCCTACCACTATTGAGCAATTTCAATGGAGAAAGCAAGCCAACAAACCCCAAGAACATACTAGTAATTTTACCCCATTCCCTAAAAAAAACCAGagtacctacctacctacctaactATAGTGCGGTACGTTGCAAGTGAGCTGATCAAGCGATTTACTTAGTTTACGCGCGGGTGGCATGATGTCCGGAACAGCGGAAACTAacggaggaaggggaaatatTAGCCGTATCACGTGGTATGTAaaaactactagtagtctagCTCCTCGAGGGATTCTTTACTTGCCTGAATAGGTAGGAGGGAGAAGTTAAGCCTGCCTGTAGGCGGTGTGAAGTAGTAGGTACTAGGTAGTATGATGGGGAACGGAGGTGCTACGTACTGCTTACTTACTTCGTAGTATGTACTAAGTAGTTGGgctttttttgggggggttTCAGTTTAGTAATTGAATTGAAGATATTGGATAGTTGTTCCCTTGGATGATTTGGTAGCTACTGTCAGGGTAAAGAGGATATAGTGACGATGAAATGAATTTTGAGTAGTACTTGTGCAATCTGGTgtacatttcttttttaattgaGTGACAATGATAATGTCTGTCTGTCACTCGGCATTGTACTATGATATAGTATAGCACATGATCAGTTTTGGGTATGCCTTATAAGGGCAATGACCTATTTGTAGAGCATCTTTGCAATGTTGAATTGGATAGTTGTGGCTCTTTCTCAGAAGCCCAATGGCATTACTGCCAGTTCACCGTCCGAAGTAACGAAGTTCGGCATATCGAAGAGGCGGATAGACCACACATGTCCATGAAAAAGCAACGTAGGTGCCCatctatatatagtagttagTTTGtgaagcagaaaaaaaatgtGTTTGTCATCAGGTCAGCTTACATCCGCGCCATATTCACCCACCAATCGCGCCAAAGGCCCGATATACCACACCTGCGCCATGCATAGAATTGCACCTGCCCAACCGATCAAGAAGGCGACGAAAGCGGAAATGCCAAAGGGCAGCTTGGATGGGTCGTTCCAGGCGTGCCAGTTGTATCCACTGCGGGCGCGGAAGATAAAGCGGTCTTCTAGGATGATGGCTATCCAGATGGCGACCCAGTAACCCATGAGTGCGAGGaagttggtgaagatgtcgGAGAGATTGCTTCGGCCCGCTAGAGCGCACACGGTGTAGATGATAACTCCGATGGCGTTCCAGATGGCTCTGGGCACCTTTTCGGCATATCGTCCGAGGATCTGGAAATCTACGCCAGCTGAGTACGTGGGTgggatggtgttggcgaTGAGACCAAGGGCAACGACAACGGCGCAAAACTTGCCGAATCCGTTTAGGGGGCTGAACCCTTCGACGATAAGTGCTCCGGCACCGTCAGCGTATGCGCTGCTGTATGCTGGGTCGGAGGTGATGCCCGATGCGAGACCGATGCCGACGAGGAAAGCCATGGTGAAAGAGGTCATCAGGCCGCCcaaggagaggaaaaagagagatgTCCTCGAGGTATTCTGAGGATAATAGACAAAAAAGTCCGCTGCAAGCGGTGCATATGTGATTGCAGCACTGAGGCAaagcgagaagaaggatagacTGCGAGTGTGGCTTGTAAGCATGAGATTATTCAATGGTTTGAAGTGGATTTACCGGTTGCCGGCTACTGTGCGAGCGTCGCCAGTCGATGGCGTGGACAAGTCGAATTTCGTCCCAGACATGCCGAACAGTATGCAAACAACAATAAGCTGGGGTAGAAAGGCAAACCTGGTCCCGTCAGTCGCAGAGATTTTACAACCCTGATCGGTCATACATACCGCTCGTAGTAATGGAAAATCTGAATGCCGAAAGTGGCTATGACCCAACTGATGATAGCGATGATCACGATGCCTTCATACTGTCAACAATCATACAACAATAGCTTGAAGCACTACCAACTTACCCACAGCAACCGTCATGTTTCCATGCGGTGAAACGGCGGACAAGATCTGTCCGCCAACCACGCAGTCGATCAAGCCATATCCCAGCATTTGAATCAGGTTCAAGATGACGATGAGTTTGCTGGGCCACCAACCCATTGAATAGCGTCCGAATGCCTAAGATTATAGTGCTTAGCCAAGTTCTTTCAAGAGACAGTGTGTGAGAGCATACCATGGTCCGAATACCAGATATAGGGCCCCATGTGGCCATCCACGAGGACACTACGGCACCGACTAGAGCACCGAATACTCCGCATAGAGCCGAGTCAAGGAAACTCAGTCCATACGTAGCAGGTCCCAGCATACCCAGTGTGATATTGTTGGCCGCCAGATTGATCGAGACCCAAAGCAAGAAAGCCTGCAGGTAAGAAACCCAAGTCAACTTGGACATCCGTTCATGCTCCTGCACCCGCTCTATACCACGAGCTTCCAGGTTATATTCGACGAGCTGCTGTTCGAATCGTCTAAGATATGCAGCCATTCTCGAAGAGGCAAACGGGCCCCCCGGCTGCCTCTGGGCTTTTTTCTCGACATTTGCGGTAGGAGGAGAAGTATCTTCTGTCGAACGGATTCTTGAGATTTCCTTCTCATAGGGAGACCCTAGGGTGGGGACAGTTTGCGGCGAAGACATCCTGACGCAACAATGTCAGTTACATAACCGGAGACGAGGTGGGGTataaagagaagaaaagcgcGCATGAGTCCTTTCGCTGGAATTATCCAGATCAAGTTCAACCGTATAATCTCAGATCAACAAACGGGAGCCATCACAGTATCCGGCGAGTTAAGCAACCCTCCAGATATTAGCCCGGATAGTGTGTGTGACATCCAGTTGTTGAACACCGGTCTTCATGCAGGCACGCTACCTAGATACCTTGATCGACAGACAAAACCACGCTACTCGTCTTCATGATAGCCGTCCCTTGCATAAGGTTTCTGTAGGAAGGCGGGAGAGCTGTACTTGTTGCGATTGCACTGGATTCGTCGTGGCGATTACACCTGATGGAACACATACGCCAATCGCACGTCAGTCAAACTTCTTCTGACAGTTTTTGAAAGATCGTAATGAATCTCGTTATTTCTTCTCATCGAAAGGAATTTACCAGTTTTTATCAATGCTATGCAAAAATCCCACACCAATCGCAGTCGTGCAGAATGCTAGCCAGTAATAATCTGACAGCAAGATGGAACGATTGCAGTTCCGGCGAGTGTAAGTGGAGCGGGTAGAAGATTCCACTCTG
It contains:
- a CDS encoding purine-cytosine permease family protein (COG:P;~EggNog:ENOG410PG6R;~InterPro:IPR001248,IPR030175,IPR026030,IPR038271;~PFAM:PF02133;~TransMembrane:12 (i84-103o115-142i163-182o202-223i230-248o268-290i302-327o354-374i395-413o419-439i464-487o499-519i);~go_component: GO:0005886 - plasma membrane [Evidence IEA];~go_component: GO:0016020 - membrane [Evidence IEA];~go_component: GO:0016021 - integral component of membrane [Evidence IEA];~go_function: GO:0022857 - transmembrane transporter activity [Evidence IEA];~go_function: GO:0031924 - vitamin B6 transmembrane transporter activity [Evidence IEA];~go_process: GO:0031919 - vitamin B6 transport [Evidence IEA];~go_process: GO:0055085 - transmembrane transport [Evidence IEA]); translated protein: MSSPQTVPTLGSPYEKEISRIRSTEDTSPPTANVEKKAQRQPGGPFASSRMAAYLRRFEQQLVEYNLEARGIERVQEHERMSKLTWVSYLQAFLLWVSINLAANNITLGMLGPATYGLSFLDSALCGVFGALVGAVVSSWMATWGPISGIRTMAFGRYSMGWWPSKLIVILNLIQMLGYGLIDCVVGGQILSAVSPHGNMTVAVGIVIIAIISWVIATFGIQIFHYYERFAFLPQLIVVCILFGMSGTKFDLSTPSTGDARTVAGNRLSFFSLCLSAAITYAPLAADFFVYYPQNTSRTSLFFLSLGGLMTSFTMAFLVGIGLASGITSDPAYSSAYADGAGALIVEGFSPLNGFGKFCAVVVALGLIANTIPPTYSAGVDFQILGRYAEKVPRAIWNAIGVIIYTVCALAGRSNLSDIFTNFLALMGYWVAIWIAIILEDRFIFRARSGYNWHAWNDPSKLPFGISAFVAFLIGWAGAILCMAQVWYIGPLARLVGEYGADMGTYVAFSWTCVVYPPLRYAELRYFGR
- a CDS encoding SANT/Myb-like DNA-binding domain-containing protein (COG:K;~EggNog:ENOG410PNVK;~InterPro:IPR001005,IPR009057,IPR017930,IPR017877;~PFAM:PF13921), which codes for MSATLADPYREYAIDYSQHATCKPEEHAGTLVYHAQQPHLQHHKQPEPPFSQGASHSTTAFEQHHANATVLSTATPQQTVHDISQSVVLGPPQMLPRHLPVQYPPASFEIPPIQREKKRPHSETDEDGNADHGLRPQLSVLSADAPHEPSHSPEMLFGVHGPSSQQHPMSNHGFGPTDSVALPQHHHHHRLPPHAALRAPGRHGVNVESPPLPSGPPSVVGQPGMPDPAPRPRGPKLKFTPEEDALLVELKENKNLTWKQIADFFPGRTSGTLQVRYCTKLKAKDVAWSDEMVQRLQRAMHEYENDRWRIIAGKVGNGFTPAACREKAMQLQ
- a CDS encoding uncharacterized protein (TransMembrane:3 (i98-121o133-150i162-182o)), translated to MPGLRMGLGLDLPPRFCVCSGLETVEPRKKGEGQKEEGESDGLIDEWRATLCLPELWLVRRVSNLYTVSPDYCPNFLLYGSHCHALAITRRAGGRQMVASSFVLLASMTVVPSGSLCKLSLTGTQIRQMGDFFCQPTCTFLIWVIWSVSVSRQFYPMDSDSLFIMICPFQNLSSAVYAAVYIL
- the cox5b gene encoding cytochrome c oxidase subunit IV (BUSCO:EOG09265MAN;~COG:C;~EggNog:ENOG410PR50;~InterPro:IPR002124,IPR036972;~PFAM:PF01215;~go_component: GO:0005740 - mitochondrial envelope [Evidence IEA];~go_function: GO:0004129 - cytochrome-c oxidase activity [Evidence IEA]); this translates as MFLQRTAFALARRTPTRALAARPFSSSVTRFNAKKYEVKQEGKILPFDEIKTEDDLIPPGAKAGTVPVDIEHATGLERLELVGKMQGIDIFDMRPLDASRKGTLEDPIIVNGAGDEQYAGCTGFPADSHQVNWLTVSRDRPIERCGECGNVVKLNYVGPLEDPHAHDHDHGHGHPPHEEPKTFADFVKPEYWYR